The genomic segment ATTACTCTCTCTGTATACAGGTGGTGATGTATAataggacaggtgattattactCTATATATATGCAGGTGGTGATGTATataggacaggtgattattactatatctatatacaggtggtgatgtataataggacaggtgattattactCTCTATGTATACAGGTGGTGATGTATAataggacaggtgattattactctatatatacaggtggtgatgtatataggacaggtgattattactTTCTCTATGTATATACAGGTGGTGATGTATAataggacaggtgattattactatatctatatacaggtggtgatgtataataggacaggtgattattactCTCTATATATACAGGTGGTGATGTATATGGGACAGGTAATTATTACTCTATGTATACAGGTGGTGATGTATAataggacaggtgattattactGTATCTATATATAGGTGGTGATGTATataggacaggtgattattactatatctatatacaggtggtgatgtacataggacaggtgattattactatatctatatacaggtggtgatgtacataggacaggtgattattactatatctatatataggtggtgatgtatataggacaggtgattattactCTCTATGTATACAGGTGGTGATGTATGtaggacaggtgattattactatatctatatacaggtggtgatgtatataggacaggtgattattactGTATCTATATACAGGTGGTGATGTATAataggacaggtgattattactatatctatatacaggtggtgatgtataataggacaggtgattatttctctctatatatgcaggtggtgatgtatataggacaggtgattattactatatctatatacaggtggtgatgtataataggacaggtgattattactCTCTATGTATACAGGTGGTGATGTATAataggacaggtgattattactctatatatacaggtggtgatgtatataggacaggtgattattactTTCTCTATGTATATACAGGTGGTGATGTATAataggacaggtgattattactatatctatatacaggtggtgatgtatataggacaggtgattattactCTCTATGTATGCAGGTGGTGATGTATATAGGACAGGTGATGAAGGATATGCTGAAGCTCCCTCGTCCCTCGTCGCCCCCTGTGGTAAAACTGGAACATCGTATCGAGTTCGGCATGCCTTCAACTCACACCATGGCTGCCACAGCCATCGCCTTCACATTGTTGCTGAGTGCGCCGGAGAGAGTGaaggtttacacacacacacacacacacacacacacacactagggatgtcacgagaaccgatacttcagtaccaacattcttaaaacgtgacggtacttgtttttctgcagttccGTCGGTACCGTTTGTAACGAAAGTAccgaggttgcgattcttccgaacctgaagggggcagcaaatacgcgcaagtgttttagtcggtacacaagtggtaaagaagaagaactacgcacggtgggggggggggggaaactaCAAAAGATTGCTATGGCGACAAGTTCAGCTCctccccgactcgttgagaggaaaaaaggcaagagtcaaatatggaaatacgCATTCGAGGCTGATAAAAACGGACATATAATTGATGCCATCGTACACTTCAAACAAAGGGAGGAAACACCtcgaatttggcgaagcacctgaaagacaggcACCCCGATCTCTTCAAAGAATTCAAGGTGTGTGAGTTTCAAGTCACATTAATTTCAACCAAACTGTAAAACTTCTAATACTTATCCTGAAAGACGGTTAATATTATCTTTtatttgaggcagctggcattgttgccgtgaaaTCAGCTAACGTTaggctccatgtaatgttagcgatagcctgtTATATGTTCATaatgctaacgcattgcaatgttataaactacctcctaatgggccaccatgcatcaccattcagcccgtgtcctgtcagctaaatgtaacCTAATGTCACtagattaaataattattttaattttaatggttttaataaatcttttcgGCCTGAGACCatgtcagtgaatttaaactaatgcttgcattcagcgtataaggtgtgtgtttaggaggaCCTGAACACTCCACTGTttgtcattgtcagacagtgtttgataacaaaacattctctctctccattatcagccagaggaggacgTCCACCAGGAGAGTCAGGATTAAAGTCAGCAAACTTTAACACAGCCAACCTTAAGAGAAGCTTATAAAAGGCacagaaaatatgacaaaaactCAAACGAACAAAAGAAACTGGATAGGGCAGTTGCTGAATTCCTATGCATGGATCAAGTTCCTGTCTACACTGTAGAAAAGCATGGATTCCAGCAAATGCTTCAGCAGTTCAACCCCAGATACCAGCTACCAAGCAGAAATTACTTCATGTATACAGAGATCCCCAAACTATACACCGAATCCAGAGTCCTCATTTCAGAACAtctcaaagaaaaaacattttctgcctacatatttattatatatctattttgtaactgcttttttttattatgtgacTGTTGCCACTATTGTTTTTTATAATGcccaaatgtttaaataaaggaattaaTGTTTaagtattattcatttatttatttttacacacagtggtatggactttggtatcgagtatcgtgtatttttgctggtatcggtaccgactactagatttttggtatcgtgacatccctaacacacagacacacacacacacacacacacatatgtatgtatgtgtgtgtgagagagagaaaaactgtGTAAAGAAATGTTTTGACAGTCTGTGTATGATAATGCTGATGtgttttggggtgtgtgtgtgtttgctttagtTTCAGTTTGAGGTCGGTTTGGTTGCAGCTGTGGTTCTTTCAGCCCTCGTGAGTCTCAGTCGCCTCTATACTGGCATGCACTCAGCCCtggtgagagtgagtgtgtctgtgtctgtgtctgtggaGACAAAGAGGCTATAAAAAGATTGTCTGTCAACTATTTTAGTCAGACAGTTCACACTGCCTCTGTTATAATCCTGTTTTTAATGTGCACTTGTCCACTTCCCCTTGGTTGAGCTCCCTTGACTGCGATCTTAAGTGCTGTTCTGTCGAGTAGAGTATAAAGATGAAGGATGAAGTCAAATTCACTGTGTCAGAAACACAACTTACCTAGAAGGCACTGCTGCGATATGACCCAGTTGCCATGCTACCTGTCTACTCTAGGTAGTTAAGCTAATATGATATTTAAAGATCAACAATTTAGCTAGTCAGTACGATAGGTAATTGGATGCTACATCTTTGTACGGTTGGATAGTTAGCAAAACATCTAGTTACCATGCTagatgacttatttatttatttatttatttattttacatagcTTAAAGCTTGGCATGTTAGCAAACGAGCTAGTTGCCTTGATAGCTGATTAGCAAggcaatatgatttttttttttacctatatAGGTAAGCTTAGCACGTTAGTAACCCAACTAGTTACCAAGCTAGTTGTTCATGTCTCTAGCTACTTAGCAAATTTACATAACTCTAAATAATGAAAAGTTTAGCAACACtttagctagttagcaagcCATTATAACACTGGACAGAGAGTGTAGAAACCGAGTGTGCACTACAGCATGGTCTTAAAGTGACGTTACAGTTCCGTTTTAATCAATTCATCACACTTTTCCTCCTCTCAGGATGTGATCTGTGGGACTCTCATATCCGCCCTCGTTCTGGTTGCGTCCTACCCACACTGGGACAGTTTGGACTTCTTCCAGCTCAACAGCCCGCTGTCCCCTGCCATCTCACTGGTTCTGCCCCTCATCCTGTGCTATAAATACCCCGAGTTGGACCACTACAGCGCTACGCAGGGGGACACCACTATAATTTTGGGCTGTAGTGCTGGATGTTCTGTCAGTTACTGGCTCAATCAGTGGCTCGGTGTGACTTTCGAACCCTCAGGGCTGTTCCCAGTGACCCTACCTCCCATTACCCCATTGATCTTTAGCTTAGCGGGAACTATAATACGAGAGCCACACATCAGAATCCCTTGGCACACAGACAGTTGCTCACGTCCCACTGAAAACTCTGGGAACATAACATTTCCATGAGCTGGCCAACCCTGTATGGTGATGTCATACACTTTTGACAGTGTCGGATCATTCCGCGTTTCTTTTCGTATCTCTGCGTTTGTTACCGGCAGCTGGTCCACCAGTGCTGTATGGAACACTTCCTCTGGATCCTGAGTGGAAGGCTttacttcctcagttgtagACAGTGGAAGGCGTGACAAAGCATCAGCATAGCAAGGTACATCTTGGTACCTTTAAACTCTATGTCGTAAGAATGGGCTCC from the Ictalurus furcatus strain D&B chromosome 17, Billie_1.0, whole genome shotgun sequence genome contains:
- the LOC128621685 gene encoding sphingosine-1-phosphate phosphatase 2-like, yielding MMMMWSVVSYLSSSESVAGFQHACGLFPAPRATHERLCPDSTRTHSRANGTSPPCQNSEHAAKGRKSDVWSSQYEVRNWPLYYLFVASASLGNEVFYISFLPFIHWNLDPFLCHRLVNMWAVVMYIGQVMKDMLKLPRPSSPPVVKLEHRIEFGMPSTHTMAATAIAFTLLLSAPERVKFQFEVGLVAAVVLSALVSLSRLYTGMHSALDVICGTLISALVLVASYPHWDSLDFFQLNSPLSPAISLVLPLILCYKYPELDHYSATQGDTTIILGCSAGCSVSYWLNQWLGVTFEPSGLFPVTLPPITPLIFSLAGTIIREPHIRIPWHTDSCSRPTENSGNITFP